The following coding sequences are from one Bufo bufo chromosome 2, aBufBuf1.1, whole genome shotgun sequence window:
- the LOC120991992 gene encoding gastrula zinc finger protein XlCGF17.1-like, with the protein MMEEHQPLISQENLSKNSERNIMFSLSNKAEEDEDILQHSIGENLITPNVHPGLHSTDLSYNPPNHEEPSPDQSQIVTPNAGQKGGERFQCDKQFAKSSGLSTNRRIHTGEKPFSCSECGKCFSGKSNLIRHKRSHTGEKPYSCSVCGKCFTEKSSLIRHERIHTGEKPYSCSECGKCFTDKSFIVIHKRSHTGEKPYSCSECGKCFTYKSNLLIHERSHTGEKPYSCSECGKCFTEKSYLVAHERRHTGEKPYSCSECGKQFSDKSNLVRHERNHTGEKLHSCLECGKCFISKAQLRNHQEKHTRDKLYSC; encoded by the coding sequence AAAATCTTAGCAAGAATTCTGAGAGAAACATCATGTTTTCACTAAGTAATAAAGCTGAAGAAGATGAAGATATCCTGCAGCACTCTATAGGAGAAAACCTCATTACccctaatgtacatccaggacttcacagtacagatctgtcatataatcctcctaatcatgaggaaccttctcctgaccaatcacagattgttacccCAAATGCAGGTCAGAAAGGGGGTGAAAGGTTTCAATGTGATAAACAATTCGCAAAAAGCTCAGGTCTTTCTACAAacagaagaattcacacaggagagaagccattctcatgttcagaatgtgggaaatgcttttcaGGAAAATCAAATCTTATTAGACacaagagaagtcacacaggagagaaaccatattcatgttcagtatgtgggaaatgttttacagagaaatcaagtcttattaggcatgaaagaattcacacaggagagaagccgtattcatgttcagaatgtgggaaatgttttaccgaTAAatcatttattgttatacataagagaagtcacacaggagagaagccgtattcatgttcagaatgtgggaaatgttttacatataAATCAAATCTTcttatacatgagagaagtcacacaggagagaaaccatattcttgttcagaatgcgggaaatgttttacagagaaatcatatctTGTCGCACATGAGAGACGACACacgggagagaagccatattcatgttcggaatgtgggaAGCAATTTTcagataaatcaaatcttgttaggcatgagagaaatcacacaggtgaGAAACTgcattcatgtttagaatgtgggaaatgttttatttctAAAGCACAGCTTAGGAATCATCAGGAAAAACACACAAGAGACAAGCTGTATTCATGTTGA